A window from Salvia miltiorrhiza cultivar Shanhuang (shh) chromosome 2, IMPLAD_Smil_shh, whole genome shotgun sequence encodes these proteins:
- the LOC131010419 gene encoding chaperone protein dnaJ C76, chloroplastic, which produces MHASTTLLLHSVPSSLIPNTDPKAIELGIGNLFFRQQRIINTKRQSKNKLSACRDSQELAVTDFNLYELLGIDSSSDTRAIKEAYRALQKRCHPDIAGPPGHDMAIVLNEAYALLSDPISRMAYDREVAKVADLQGYTGRPIYSIWSGPESEERAVFVDEVKCVGCLKCALFAQKTFAVESVYGRARVVAQWADPEHKINDAIAACPVDCISFVERSELPALEFVMSKQPRGSVRIGASNTAGVRTADVFDEVHKFQARYKASKRHSKDSEPQNSSRISAVQAIQMISNWLYWRSPTGDAAPLAIRNSRLGTGKHDAQPSLEKLKAAAAVRKQQATTTARTSDDDYWVPAALALPQLITPESRDDRAPSRKKKRASDADKSLNRKKDSSIPFGWVVPIGASVVAAAVVADRLRLGEPATGLQEHIGGSVALAIVNSWWMQVGLAGVTWYLIAVYMLEIVEALRRK; this is translated from the exons atgcacgCTTCTacaactcttcttcttcatagCGTTCCTTCTTCATTGATCCCGAACACCGATCCGAAAGCGATAGAGTTAGGAATCGGAAATCTATTCTTCCGGCAGCAGAGGATCATCAATACGAAAAGACAAAGTAAGAATAAGTTATCAGCATGCAGAGATTCGCAAGAGTTGGCGGTGACGGACTTCAATCTGTACGAGCTCCTCGGCATCGACTCCTCCTCCGACACGAGGGCGATAAAGGAGGCATATAGAGCGCTGCAGAAGCGGTGCCATCCCGACATAGCCGGCCCGCCCGGCCACGACATGGCCATCGTCCTTAACGAGGCCTATGCTCTTCTCTCCGACCCCATCTCCCGCATGGCTTACGATAGG GAGGTTGCAAAAGTGGCAGATCTACAAGGGTACACAGGGAGGCCTATATATTCGATATGGTCTGGTCCGGAAAGTGAGGAAAGGGCGGTTTTTGTTGATGAAGTGAAGTGCGTTGGGTGCTTGAAATGTGCATTATTCGCTCAGAAAACATTTGCTGTTGAATCCGTGTACGGAAGAGCTAGAGTGGTGGCTCAATGGGCTGATCCCGAGCACAAAATCAACGATGCTATTGCCGCTTGTCCAGTCGACTGCATCTC ATTTGTGGAGAGATCCGAGTTGCCTGCCCTTGAATTCGTAATGTCTAAGCAGCCCCGCGGCAGTGTTAGAATCGGTGCAAGCAACACTGCAGGTGTACGGACAGCAGATGTTTTCGACGAGGTCCACAAATTCCAGGCTAGGTATAAAGCTTCTAAACGCCACTCCAAG GATTCCGAGCCTCAAAATTCTTCAAGGATCTCAGCTGTGCAAGCCATTCAAATGATATCAAACTGGCTCTACTGGCGATCTCCCACCGGAGATGCCGCTCCTCTAGCTATCCGCAACTCGAGACTAGGCACGGGGAAACACGACGCCCAGCCGAGTCTCGAGAAGCTCAAAGCTGCTGCAGCAGTCAGAAAACAGCAAGCAACAACCACTGCTCGGACATCAGACGATGATTACTGGGTGCCGGCAGCCCTCGCGCTACCACAACTGATCACTCCTGAATCTCGAGACGATCGTGCTCCGAGTAGGAAGAAGAAGCGAGCAAGTGATGCTGACAAATCGTTGAATAGAAAGAAGGATTCGAGCATCCCTTTTGGTTGGGTTGTGCCAATAGGAGCATCGGTTGTTGCTGCTGCAGTTGTAGCCGACCGGTTGCGGCTTGGAGAACCGGCGAC
- the LOC131010421 gene encoding octanoyltransferase LIP2p2, chloroplastic-like — MNLLCNPTLTYVPTPLIQNPSKRTSKIHSCQLISTTHKTRRRCDLYDLHKEVVPYAEAWSWQKAIVTERRALSDRNEDFSDSLIILQHHPVYTMGTGSCDNYLNFDVSNAPFDLYRTERGGEVTYHGPGQLVMYPIINLRYYKMDLHWYLRSLEEVVIRAISSTFSIEASRVEGLTGVWVGDAKLAAIGIKVSKWIAYHGLALNVTTDLTPFDQIVPCGIRDRQVGSIKGLLNDNRHRVEDYDLNDDQDLMHTACKSLVKEFCDVFQIDFCQKSLQRSATQNSVGLAS; from the exons ATGAATTTATTGTGCAATCCAACTCTAACCTATGTGCCGACGCCATTGATTCAAAACCCCTCTAAAAGAACCAGCAAAATCCATTCTTGTCAACTTATTTCAACGACCCACAAAACCAGAAGAAG ATGTGATTTGTATGACTTGCACAAGGAGGTGGTGCCATATGCAGAGGCGTGGTCGTGGCAGAAGGCCATTGTGACGGAGAGAAGAGCACTGAGTGACAGAAATGAAGATTTTTCGGACAGTTTGATTATCTTACAACACCACCCTGTTTACACCATGGGCACCGGCAGCTGTGACAATTACTTGAATTTTGATGTCAGCAATGCTCCTTTTGATTTGTACCGCACCGAAAGAGGTGGTGAAGTTACATATCATGGTCCTGGTCAG TTAGTCATGTATCCTATCATCAATCTCCGGTATTACAAGATGGATCTCCATTGGTACCTGAGGTCACTTGAAGAGGTGGTTATTCGGGCTATTTCTTCGACATTTTCTATTGAAGCTTCAAGAGTTGAGGGCTTAACTGGTGTTTGGGTTG GTGACGCGAAATTAGCTGCCATTGGTATTAAAGTATCAAAATGGATAGCATATCATGGCTTGGCACTGAATGTCACCACAGACCTAACACCCTTTGATCAGATCGTCCCGTGTGGGATTAGGGATCGCCAAGTTGGGAGCATCAAGGGGCTTTTAAATGACAACAGGCACCGAGTTGAAGATTATGATCTCAATGATGATCAAGATTTGATGCACACTGCTTGTAAGTCGCTTGTTAAGGAGTTCTGTGACGTTTTCCAAATCGacttttgccaaaaatctttaCAAAGATCGGCTACTCAGAACTCCGTTGGCCTAGCATCTTGA
- the LOC131010422 gene encoding pentatricopeptide repeat-containing protein At2g15690, mitochondrial-like, protein MAQAIASMSFFCTRPILKGFITPLQKKNCPLKFGASNSNLNSNTIQFAIEALEEMAKNHILADSNHVLELMQLAVDTQSMEGGDRIYEYIIRFSSGYNVTIFNQLIHMYLKLGDYRRGGRIFEQMLCRNIDSWNMMITALVENGEAEAAIQVFTRLSKEDDKLKPDKTTFAAVLKACECVGDVERGRAYFASMSKDYGITPSSDHCMSYANLVRKSNENAADDDAREILSRIPAAQVTQQQKVIGNKRIQQSLVSRRNQAPADRSMAYDKLVSLSKKAKEAGYIPDTRYVLHDLDREAKERALLYHSERLAIAYGLISTPPGTTLRVIKNLRICGDCHNFIKILSTFEKREFIVRDNKRFHHFKDGECSCRDFW, encoded by the coding sequence ATGGCACAAGCTATAGCTTCCATGAGTTTCTTCTGCACACGTCCAATTCTCAAAGGCTTCATCACTCCTCTGCAAAAGAAAAACTGCCCTCTGAAATTCGGGGCCTCCAACTCGAACTTGAACTCGAATACAATTCAGTTCGCCATCGAAGCACTAGAAGAGATGGCCAAGAATCATATTCTTGCAGACTCAAACCATGTATTGGAACTAATGCAGTTGGCAGTCGACACGCAATCCATGGAGGGTGGAGATCGAATCTACGAATACATCATCAGATTCTCCTCCGGCTACAATGTTACAATTTTCAACCAATTGATCCACATGTATCTCAAGCTGGGAGATTACAGAAGAGGCGGCCGTATCTTCGAGCAGATGCTTTGCAGGAACATTGATTCCTGGAATATGATGATAACAGCGTTGGTGGAAAATGGAGAAGCAGAAGCAGCAATTCAAGTTTTCACCAGATTATCCAAAGAAGACGATAAACTTAAGCCCGACAAGACTACATTTGCCGCTGTTCTGAAAGCATGCGAATGTGTAGGAGATGTGGAGAGAGGGAGGGCATATTTTGCATCAATGAGCAAAGATTATGGCATCACTCCCTCCTCGGATCACTGCATGAGCTACGCAAATCTTGTAAGGAAATCCAACGAGAATGCAGCAGATGACGACGCCAGAGAGATCCTCTCTAGAATACCTGCAGCACAAGTTACACAGCAGCAGAAGGTAATAGGCAACAAGAGGATACAGCAGAGCCTTGTTTCTAGGAGAAATCAAGCACCCGCAGACAGAAGCATGGCTTATGACAAGCTTGTCTCGTTGAGCAAGAAGGCGAAGGAAGCTGGTTACATACCTGATACAAGGTATGTCCTCCATGACCTGGATCGTGAGGCGAAAGAGAGAGCCCTCCTTTATCACAGTGAAAGATTAGCCATTGCGTACGGGCTTATCAGCACGCCACCGGGGACTACGTTGAGAGTCATCAAGAACCTCAGGATTTGTGGAGACTGCCACAATTTCATCAAGATCCTGTCCA